GATATGTCGGTGCTGTTGGCGGTGCCGCGGATTTTCTCAGAGGTGCGCATCGTTCCCGCAACGGGCTGCCAATCATCGCGCTGCCCTCAAGCATGCTGCGGTCGGATGGGCGGTCGAAAAGCCGCATCGTTGCCACCCTGGACGGCCCCGTAAGCACGTCCCGGGCTGATGCCGGAATTTTCGTGACCGAGCATGGGGTGGCCGATCTGCGCGGGCAATCGCTTTCGGCACGGGTCAAGTTGATGATCGGCATTGCTCATCCCGATCATCGCGAAGAACTGGCGCGCCAAGCCCATGCGGGTGGCGATTAAGCCGAACCTATACTTCGGCGGCGAATTGCTGTCATGCATGCACTTCAGATGCAAAGCGTTCGCTGTTTGCGCTTGCCAGGTGGAGGGTGTCCGCAAAGTCGGTCAGGGCCGGTTTGCGAGTTCACCCCGGCCTGTCATGGCAAGATGGCCTTCATCGTCATGAGCCCAGCAGTCGAACGTATCTTGCGCCAGATCCAGTTTCACGCACAGTCCCAGTTCCCGGTCGCAAAACAGTGGTTTGACGGCCCTATAGGAAAAGCTCGCCATCTTGCACCCTGCATGGCGCTCCACTGCCGCTGCCAGCAGTGTTGCGGTCAGGGGGCCAGGCATGACGATGTCGGGATAGCCCTCAACCTTGGTCGCGTAATCGCGGTCATAATGGATGCGATGGCCGTTGAACATGACTGCGGAATAGCGAAACAGAAGCACCGGATCTGGCCGGAACATTTCCCTGTGGTCGTAATCATCCGGGGCCGTTGCATAGACAGGTGCGGGCTGATCCGGGCTTGGCTCATCACGATATACGACGGTTTGCTCTTCGGTGATATGGCCGCCTGAAGCCCCCTCGAACTGATGTTTGATTTGCACAAAGACCAGCGAGCCGCTGGCGCCGGTTTTCGGCGTCACGCTGAGAATCGTCGATGTTCTGGTGACATCCTCGGCCACGGCAATCGGTTTGCCAAAGCGAAGCTTTCCACCCGCCCACATCCGTCGCGGCAAGGCCACCGGCGGGAGAAAGCCGCCTCGGACCGGGTGCCCGTCTTCACCGACCATCGAGTGTCTGCGGGGTGGAAAAACGTTGACCCAGTGCCAAAGCGGAGGGGTTTCCTCTCCTGCGGCTGGCGCTGTCGGGTGATCCAGAAGTGCGGCCATCTGCGCCGCCTGGAGCAGATTGATGGGGACCTGGTCGATCTGCTGGCGTCCGACCCAGCCTTGCAGCTCTTCGTCGCTGGCGATGGTCATGCTGTCATCCATTCGTGTTCGCGTCCGCTCTCAGAAACTGGCTGTCAGGATCCAGCCAGTCGAGGCGGGGCGGGGTGAATACGTCATATTCGAGGGTAGCTTCGAGTGCCTCCACCGCATGCGGCATATGGGAGGGGATAAGGATAACCTCACCGGCGCGGACGATCATTGTCTTCTGGTCGCCTTCGTCTCCCAGCGTGACGCAGAGTGCGCCTTCCACCACATGTGTGAATTGCTCATGTTCGTGAGAATGGAGCGGGACGGTGGCGCCTTTTTCGAATCGGACTTCGCCGATCATGGCTTTGTCGCTGGTGACCAACCGGCGCGTGATACCGCCGCGAAGATGGTCGACCCTTTGCTCTTCCCAGCGAAAATGCTTTGCCTCGTCCGTCATCTTCAAGCTTCCTCCAAGCGTTCAGAAAAGCATAGCGCAGACCTGAACTGACAAGCCTCTCTCCAGCCCGTCCGACAATAGGTATCACACCCATAACAGGGAAGCGTCATTCCCATAGGGCATGCCTATGGTCTCCAAAGGACGATTTATTCGGCGCTATCCTAATCGGTTCCGATAGGGCAGTCATATACCCCAACGGCGTCTATCGAAGGAGGCCCGGGCAGAGTAAGTCGCGGATCGCAACCATGCGGCGGTTGGCTGGAAAGTGATCTCCGATAGGATCGCGTTCCTATTGCCTGGAGACGGAAGATGCCGGAGAGAGGAATAATATAATATGACGAAGAGTGTCTTGTCTGGAATACGTGTACTCGATTTTGGTCGCTATATTGCGGGGCCATATTGCTCGGCATTGCTGGCTGACCAAGGTGCGGAAGTTATCCGTATTGAACGCGTCAACGGCAATGATGACCGCTATGTCATGCCGCTCGGCGATTCAGCAGAGGGCGCTCTCTATCTTCAGATGAACCGCAACAAGAAGTCCCTGGCGCTCGATATCACCCAGGGGCGCGGCGCCGAGATTGTTCGTCAGCTTGTGGCGACGGCCGATGTCATCGTGGTCAACCTGCCTCCCAAGGCCAGGACCAAGCTCGGCCTGGACTACGACACCTTACGCAGCATCAAATCCGATATCATTCTCACCACGGTTTCGGCTTTCGGAACCGGAGGAAGTTACGGGGACCGTGTTGGGTTTGACGTGTCGGGCCAGGCCTTGAGCGGGGCGGTCTACCTCACCGGCACCAAAGATCAGCCTTACCGGTCCGCAATATCCTATGTTGATTATTCGACGGGAATGTCGGCAGCCTTCGGGACAATGGCGGCGTTGCTGGAGCGCAAGACAACCGGGCGTGGCCAGCATGTCGAGGCATCACTGCTCGGCAGTGCGCTGACCATGACCAATTCCATGTTGATCGAAGAGGCGTCGGGTTCACGTAGCAGGGTGCCGACCGGCAATCGCAGCCCGATTTCCGGCCCTTCTGATTTGTTTGCCACCCGCGATGGCTGGATGTTTGTCCAGGTCATAGGCCAGGACATGTTCGAGCGCTGGATTGATCTCGTGGGCGCTGAAATGTTGCGCGGTGATCCCCGGTTCAAGGACGACATTTCCCGTGGCGAGAATGGCGAAATTCTCAGTGAACTGACCGCCAAGTGGTGCCGCAAGTTCACCACCCGGGAGTGCCTTACTAAGCTTCATGCGAGCCGGGTTCCGGGTTATCAGGTGCTGACGCCGGCCGAAGCCCTCGAGGCACGCGAAGTCAGTGAAGGTGAGTTCTTTGACTGGCAGGAACGCGAGGGGCTGGATGCGCCGGTCCCCATCATGCGCTCGCCGGTGTCGCTTTCCGAACACGGAATGACTCCGCTCAGGCCGGCTCCCCGGTTGGGAGCCGACACCAGATCGATTCTGGAAGCGCTTGGGCATGGCGAAGAAGAAATTTCTATCCTTGTGGAGGATGGATTGGCCAATTGCGATGAACACGGGGGTGATTGATTCGCAAGTCTGAATTCCAAAATGACACCCTGAGGAGGAAGCATATGACTATCAAAAAAGTAATGGTACTGGCGGGACTGGTTTCAGCCCTGACCCTTTCAACGTCCGCTTATGCGCAGGAAGTAATCAAGGTCGGCATGTCTGCGCCGCATTCCGGTGCCGCGGCGATGTGGGGCCAGGCAACTGACTGGCTTTGCGATACTGCAGCCAAGGAAATCGCCGCTGACGGTGGCGTGACCGTTGACGGCAAGGTCTACAATTTCGAATGCTATTCCTACGACAACAAGTACAGCGCCGCCGAAGGCGCCAAGGTCGCCCAGGCGATGCTCAACCGGGACGGCATTCGCTTCATATCCCAGGCGATTGGCACCGCGCCGGTCCGTGCTCTGCAGTCGCTGAGTGAACGCAGCGGTGCGCTCATGTTCACTGTGGCCTGGGGAACAAGCATCAAGGGTCCGAAATTCCCGCTCACATTCACCCAGATGAACACGCCATTCGAGCTCTTCAAGCCGTTCTTGACATATGTGAAGAACGCGCATCCGGACCTCAAGACCGTGGCTATGCTCAGCCCCAACGATGCATCGGGCCAAGAAGCGGCACCTGTTAGTTATGAAGTCTGGGGCGATCTCGGCGTTGATGTCGTTGCCAGCGACACCTATGAACGCGGCACCACCGAGTTTCAGCCTATCGCGGCCAAAATCGCTGCACTGAACCCGGATGCTGTTGATCTTTCGACGCTGCCGCCCGGTGATGCTGGTCTGGCATACAAGGAACTTGCAATCCTCGGCTGGAAGGGCATTCAGGTTTCGGGAACCGGCACGGGAACCCAGGGTCTGGTCACGCTCGGTGGAGCGGCCGCTGATGGCACCTATATCGGCGCGGCAATCCCGTCCGATGGCAAGCTGGGAACTGAAAAGCAGAAAGCGCTCAGCGAAGGTTTGAAAGAAGCTACCGGTGAGCATGTCAACTCGGTCGTGCTCGGCGCTTATGACTCGCTGTTTGCGCTAAAGGCTGCGATGGAGAAATCCCAGAGCCTTGATCCCAAGGTGGTGGCAGCAACTCTTCCCGAGATCACTTTTGAAGGGTTCCACGGAACAACTGCATTCGGCGGCGCTGAAGTCTATGGCTCGCCCCAGCAGATGTTGCTGCCAATCATCGTCAGTCAGATTCAAGACGGGAAGTTGGTCGAACTGGAGCGCATCATTCCTGATGAGCTGAAAGCACGTCTCGCGAAGTAATAAGTGAGAATAATCTGGCTGTGAGTGAGTTGATATGCAGAATTTTATCCAGATAAGTCTAGTTAGCCTGCAAATAGGAGCCGTATATATCCTGTTTTCTCTTGGATTGACGCTCATCTTTGGCGTCATGAAGATTATCAATTTCGCTCACGGCCAGGTGTTCACGCTTTCAGCAATCATCGTCGCAGTGATGTTGCCGATGTTGACCGGATGGGGATGGTCCCCACCGGTGGCATTCGCAGCTTCGGCGGTGGTCGCTCTCCTGTCCTCGGTGTCGCTCGGGTTCGTGATGTTCCAGTACGGCTTCCGGTTCTATCAACGCAATCTCGTCGGGTCATTCATTTTGTCGCTCGGGTTTGTGCTGCTGCTTGAGGGCATATATCTGGATGTCTTTGGCGGCCAGGTGCGGTCCATCCCGCCCTTGATCACCGGTACGGTCGATGTATTCGGCGCGCCTATGACAACTCAGCGATTGGTATTGTGCGTCGCTGCCATCGTGTTCACCCTCATTCTCTATTTTGCGCTTGCCAAGACCCGGACAGGCAAGGCGCTTCGCGCCGCGTCGATCGATCATGAAGCGGCTATGCTTCAGGGCATTCCTTATGAACGCATAGCGCTTCAGGGATTCCTGATCGCCGCACTTCTCGCCGGTGTCGCGGGGATCCTGATTGCCCCCACTTCGGCAGTGACGACGACAATCGGTACCGATTATCTGCTGAAGGGCTTTATCGCAGTGATTATTGGCGGGCTTGGCAGTGTTCCGGGTGCCATTGTGGGGAGCCTTTTTGTCGCCTTCATCGAAGGTTTTGGCGGTTTCTATTTTGATCCTTCGGGCGCAAGCATCGCAGTCTTTGTACTGGTGATGGTGGTTCTGGTGGTTCGGCCGAAAGGATTGATGGGTAATGTCTAATCGTCGAAAGTTTCTGCTTCCGCTCGCGATTGTCGCGGTACTTCTGATCGCAATGTTTCCAACTGGCCCCTATGCGGCCAGTCTGATCAGCTGGATGGCAATCGGGGCACTGATGGCTTCGAGCATGCGCTTTGTGCTGCTCTTCGGGGAATTGAATTTCGCTGTCGCGGCCTTCGTCGGCATCGGTGCCTACACCGCCGGCATGGCAACCACCGAATACCAGATCGTTTTCCCGCTAGCGATATTGCTGGCTGGCCTCGCGGCTGCGTTTGTCAGTTTCTTCTTTGGCTTCATAACGCTCAAGGTGAAGGGACCATACTTCAAGCTTATCGGTTTTGCTTTCGCTGAAGTCGTCCGGATTTGCTACTCGCAGTCCGACACCCTTGGCGGAAATTCAGGAATCATTGGTGTCTTCCCGCCGCTGGCTCTCGATCCCTGGATGACGTTTTTTGTGGTCAGTTTTGCGGTTGTCATTCTGTTGGGCCTCTATGCTGTCGAGCGCTCCGATTTCGGCAAGCTGCTGCTTGCCATCAAGGAAAACGATGATGTGGTTCGCACCGTCGGGATCAATGTGCACTGGATCAAGATTCTTTGCTTTGTGCTGGCCTCCTTCGTGGCTGGTCTGGCCGGGTCGCTGCAGGCATTCGTCAATAATGTGATCAGCCCGGCAGATTTCGGCTTCATGCTGTCGGTCTTCGCGCTTGCCTATCTCAAGGTCGGCGGAGAAGATTCTCCCCTTGGCCCGGTGGCCGGATCCATCGTTCTTGTTGGCCTTGGCAGCATCGCGCTGACCTTCGGCGCGGGGGAACATATTTTCTACGGAGCGGCGATCGCTCTGGCGGTGCTGTTTTTCCCCAAGGGCATGATCGGGTTCGCAAAGGACACGGTGGGCAAGTGGCGGGATCGCGGTGCGACAAATACAACCGCTGTAGCTGCAACGCAAAAAGGTGAGGCATGAACATGAGCATTCAAACTCCCCTGCTTCGTGCGGCAAACCTGACATGCCGGTTTGGCGGGCTCGTCGCGGTCTCGGACCTCTCGTTTGAACTCAACCGCGGCGAAATACTCGGGCTGATAGGTCCCAATGGAGCTGGCAAGAGCACGACATTCAACCTGATCTCCGGCTTTTACAAGCCGACGTCCGGCGAAGTCTTTATTGACGGGGTCAACGTCACCGGAAAACCCGCTGAAAAAATCTGTGTCCACGGGTTGGCGCGCACATTCCAGCACAGCAGCCTGATGCGTGGGATGACAGTCAGGGACAACGTGCTGATCGGCGCGATCGGATCCCTGCGCCGGGGCTCCCACAAGGCGCGCATGGTTCGCACCGAGGAAACGGCAGAGATGCTGGGTCTTTCGGACTACCTCGACGAGGAGGCCGGCACGCTACCGCACGGTATCCAGCGGTTGGTGAGTATTGCGATTGCTTTTGCCACGCGGCCACGCCTGCTTTGCCTGGATGAGCCCCTGACCGGGCTCAACCAGACCGAAGTGATCAATACGCTCAAGGTTTTTGAGCGCATTCGCACCGAGCATGGTGCCTCCATTCTCCTGGTGGAACACAATATGAAGGCGGTGATGCAGATATGTGATCGGATCGTGGTCCTGCACCACGGAAAGAAGCTTGCCACGGGCTCACCACTTGACGTGAGACGTGACGAAAAGGTCATCGCGGCCTATCTGGGGACTCGCAATGCGTAATGAAGATGTATCACTCGGTATTGACGGGCTCTCTGCATCCTATGGCAAGGTTCCCGTTCTCCGTGACGTTTCCGTCAGCATTCGGAAGGGTGAAATTGTTACTCTGATTGGCGGTAACGGGGCTGGCAAATCGACTTTGATGAAGGCCATTTGCGGGTTAGTCAAACCGACCGGCGGAAAGGTCACACTGTTTGGCGAGGATGTGACTGGCCTGGCTCCGCACAATCTCGTTACACGCGGGCTGTCGCTGGTCCCGGAAGGGCGCCGACTGTTCGGCCCTATGAGTGTGCATGAAAATCTCGACATGGGGGCCTATGCGCGGCGGGATTCGGAAATCGCGGCCGACATCGAAATGGTGCTGGACTATTTCCCGGCCTTGAAGGGACGGTTGCACGAACCGGCAGGCGCCTTGAGCGGCGGACAGCAGCAGATGGTTGCGGTCGCGCGCGCACTGATGAGCAAGCCGAAAATCCTGCTGCTGGACGAGCCGACGATCGGTCTGGCCCCGGCGATTGTCGATACGATCGCGGAGATAGTCACGACCATCGCCAAGTCCGGCGTGGATATTCTGCTGGTCGAACAGAACGCCGAAGTAGCGCTGGCGATCGCGAAATACGCCTACATTCTGGAGAATGGGGTAATCACAGCCGAAGGACCTTCGGCGGAACTTGCCAAGAGCGAAGAAATTCAAAGGGCATATCTGGGTATCTGAGTTTCGGCGTCGCCGCACCACGCCCCTCCATATTTTGAGAAGAGACATGACATCATCACTCCAAGACACTTGGCAGCCGCGCCCCGAGGATTTGAGCAACTCCAATGTCATTGCGCTGATGCAGCGATTTGGGATTGCCGATTACGACGAATTCTATCGGTTCTCGATCGAGCACCCGGATCGCTACTGGCGTGAAGTTGTCGACTTTTTACAAATCGTATGGACGAAGGATTATGACGCCTATGTCGATCTTTCGCGTGGCAAGGAGTTCCCCGAGTGGTTTCCCGGTGGGGAGCTGAACTGGACTGATACGGTTTTCCAGTGGGCTGACGAACCACAGCTCCGGTCACGTATGGCCATTGTTGCGGAACACGAGGACGGATCGCTCACCGAACTGGCGTTTGCGGATCTGAAATCGACGGTTCGTCGCTTTGCTGCAGGGCTCAAACAGCAAGGCATCAAGCGCGGTGACCGTGTCGGTCTGTTGATGGAAAATGGCGTTGAAGCCACCGTCTCCCTGATGGCGCTTTCGTTCATGGGCGCCATTGTGGTGCCGCTGTTCAGCGGTTTTGGGGCCGATGCCATAATATCACGGCTCAGCGCAAGCGGCGCACGCGCGGTCATCGCCACCGAAGGCTTCAAACGCCGCAACCGCTATATCAATGTAAGCGCTGCCATAGCCGAAGCGATGGAGAGCCTTCCCTCGGTCGAGCTCCTGATCATGAAGCTCTCAAAGGATGGTTCAGGCCTCCCCGAAGGGGCGACTGCATGGAGCGAAATCGCTGCCACGGAAGATCCGGGTGGAGAAGCCGCGCGCATGTCTGCGAACGATCCTTTCATGGTGATCTATACCTCCGGCACCACCGGAAAGCCCAAGGGAGTTGTCCATACGCATGGCAGCTTCCCGTTGAAGATCGCCCATGATTCAGCAATCCACTTTGATACCAAGCCGGGTGACGTATTCTGTTGGCCTGCGGATATGGGCTGGATTGCCGGTGCGCTGATCATTTCCAGTTCGCTGCTAAGAGGCGCTACGCTGGTTTGCTATGATGGCGCGCCCGATTTCCCCGACTGGTCGCGGATGTCGCGGCTGATTGAGCGGCACAATGTCACCCATTATGGCTCTGCTCCGACCTTGGTCCGTGGGTTGGCAGCCAACGAGGCTGAGGCGCTTCAGGGCGATTTTTCCAGCATCAGAATGCTTATTGTCGCGGGCGAAGGGATCGCACCCGAACACTATCTCTGGCACCAGCGGACCTTTGGCCGCGGAGAGTGCCCGGTAATCAATTATACCGGAGGCACGGAGGTGTCTGGCGCGCTTCTGGGCAGCGTGATCATCAAGCCGATCGCTCCGGCAGGTTTCAATACGGCGTCGCCGGGAGTTGCCATCGACATTGTCGATCACGCGGGCAACTCGCTTGAGCGTGACGTCGGCGAACTGGCGATGCGCGAACCGTTTATCGGCATGACCCATTCGTTCTGGGAGGATGACGAACGCTACCTCGAAACCTATTGGAGCACAGTGCCTGGTACCTGGGTTCATGGAGATCTTGCAGTTCGAAGCACCGATGGCGGCTTCTTCATGCGTGGCCGGTCTGACGACACCATCAAGGTCGCCGGCAAGCGCCTTGGCCCGGCAGAGGTCGAGGAAGTCCTGCTAGAGCTTCCGGGTGTCACGGAGGTTGCCGCGATCGGTGTCGATGATCCGGTCAAAGGACAGAAGCTGGTGGTGTTCGCAATTCCCAGAAAGACGGCCGATATGGCTGCCTTGCCGCAACAGATCGCCCAGCATGTGGAAAAGCGTCTGGGCAAACCGTTCCGCCCCGGCAACGTACATCTCGTCCGCGATCTGCCGAAAACCAAGAGTTCGAAGGTGATGCGCCGATTGATCCGCAGCGCCTATTGCGGATTGCCACATGGGGACCTGTCGTCGCTCGACAACCCATCGGCATTGGATGAAATCGCCAGTGTTGTGCCGCCGGCATGACCTGCCACGCGGGCGTGATGCGGGCGGTTTTCGTCATTGCGCTTCCGGGACGGCCCGGCATGGAGCCGGTATTGCCAGATGGTGAAGCGCCAGGCTGCGCCAAATCCAGAACGTCGAATGCTTGCGCGGGAGGGAACTGATTTATGGACCTTGGACTGAAACAAAAACGGGTTCTCATAACCGGAGCGTCACAAGGGATTGGCGCCGGCCTCGCCGAAGCCTTTGCAGAGGAGGGCGCGGATCTACATCTCGTTGCGCGGTCGGCGGAACGATTGGGCGAGCTTGCGAACCGCCTGGGCGGCGATCACGGTGTCAATGTCCGGGTGCAGGCACTGGATCTGACCGCCAGCGGCTCGGTCGCCGAAGTTGTGGCCAATGCCGGCGATGTCGATATTCTCGTCAACAATGCGGGTGCAATCCCGGGTGGCGATCTCTGGAAAGTCGATGCCGAAAACTGGCGCGCTGGCTGGGAGTTGAAAGTCTTCGGCTATATCGACCTGTGCCGCGAAATTTATCCGCTGATGAAAGCCCGTGGTAGCGGTGTGATCCTGAACAATATCGGCAATGGTGGCGAAAACCCTGACTTCGACTACATCGCCGGGAGCACCGGCAATGCGGCGCTCATGGCACTCACTCGAGCTCTTGGTGGCCGCAGTCTCGACGATGGCATTCGCGTTCTCGGGATCAATCCCGGCCCAGTGGCGACCGACCGGATCAATAACATGCTGAAGACCCGCGCAGCCGCACGCCTTGGCGATGCCGAACGCTATGCAGAGTATCTGCTCAGCTATCCGCTCGGTCGCGCTGCGACCGTCCGGGAAGTGGCCGACCTGTTTGTGTATCTGGCGTCGCACCGCTCGGGATACAGTTCCGGTGCCATCTTCACCGTCGACGGCGGGATCACCTCCCGCCGGTCGATCTGAAAAAATCATCTGCCGGAGCGTTCAGCGCCATCGCACTACTGGAGTAGATTTCCGTGACCCAGACTTATTCCGACTACAAGACGATTTTGTTTGACCGCCCTGCCGAGGGTGTTTTGCGGTTGACCATGAACCGGCCCGAGAAGCTCAATGCACTGGATTGGGTCGGTCATACCGAGCTTGCGGAAGTCTGGCGGTTGATCGACGCGGATCCGGAGGTTCGTGCCGTCATTCTGGCCGGCGCCGGGCGTGCCTTTTCCGCCGGTGGCGATCTCGAGGTGGTCGACGATCTGATCAACAGTTTCGAGGCACGCAGCCGAATGTGGAAAGACGCCAAGGATCTGGTTTACAACATCATCAACTGCTCCAAGCCGATAGTCTCGGCTATCCATGGCCCCGCCGTCGGTGCGGGCCTGGTTGCGGGCATTCTGGCCGATATTTCGATTGCCGCCAAAAGCGCAAAAATTGTCGACGGCCATACCCGGCTCGGAGTTGCCGGCGGCGATCATGCCGCGATCATCTGGCCGCTGCTTTGCGGCATGGCAAAGGCCAAGTACCACCTCCTGCTGTGCGAACCGGTGAGTGGCGAGAAGGCCGAAGAGATCGGTCTGGTTTCGCTCTCGGTTGAGGATGATCAGCTTCAGGACAAGGCGCTTGAGATCGCCATCCGCTTGGCCAATGGCGCGCCTAACGCCATCCGCTGGACCAAATACGCGATGAACAACTGGCTGCGCATGGCCGGACCTGCATTCGATACCTCGCTGGCGCTCGAGATGATGGGTTTTGGTGGACCAGAAGTGGTCGAAGGACTGGCGTCGCACCGGGAGAAGCGGGAGCCGGATTTCACCAAGTTTCCTGGCTGAAGCTGAACCAAGGCGCATCTGATGTTCGAGAAATTATTTTCCCCGCTCAAAATAGGCGCGATGACGATTCCCAACCGGATTGTCATGGCGCCGCATGCCGTGGGCTTCCTTCCCGGTTACGGAGGCGCGGTCGATCGGGTGATTGACTATCACGTCGAACGCGCCAAGGGCGGGGTGGGCATGATCGTCATGTCCAATTTCCTGTTCCTGCCTTCGTGGCGGCGACTTGCGACATGGGGCGGCGAAATGGAAACATCGCCATTGGGAACGCTGGACCGGATCGACGACCCCGCCCTGATTCCCGACTACCGACGTCTGGTTTCAGGTGTCCATTCCCACGGTGCGCGCTTCATATCCCAGCTCAATGCCAGTGGCCGGCAAATCCATCCACCGGGTGTGAAAAACTATACCATTCCGCTGTACGCGCCCTCGGCCATCCCTTGTCCCAGGACGCATGAAATTCCGCGCGCGATGGAAATTGCCGACATCGAGGAATATCTCGAAGCATTCGCGACCTCTGCCTGGAATGTCGCTGAAGCCGGTGGAGATGGTGTCGAGTTGTTTGCCGCGCAGGGGTACCTGTTGCATGAATTCCTGTCGCCGAACACCAACCAGCGTACCGACCGGTATGGCGGCGATCTGGAAGGACGCATGCGGTTCCTGATGGAGAGCATTGCGGCGATCCGCAAGCGTGTTGGCTCAGGCTTTGTCATCGGCGTCAGGATGAACGCTGAAGACAGGTTGCCCGGCGGGATTGACCTGGCTGCGGCCATGGAAATAGCCAGCCGCCTGTCGGCAACCGGCGCCGTTGATTATCTTAACGTCAGCGGCCTGACCTCGGCTTCCTATCCGGGCTGGATTTCTGACATGACCGCGCCCGAGGCGCAATTCGCCGCCGGTGCCGGCGAAATTCGGAAAGTGGCCGGCGGCCTGCCCGTTTGCCTCGTTTCCCGGATTCCAACCCCGAATCTGGCGGAATCTCTGCTGCTGTCAGGGCAGACCGACATGATCGGTCTGGTGCGGCCGCTGATTTCCGATCCGGAATGGCCCAACAAGGCCCGGGCCGGATTGCTCGATGACATACGTTTGTGCACCTATTCAAACCAGGCGTGCCTGATGGGGATCGACAAGGGGCGTGGCGTTGGCTGCGTTCATAACACCGCCGTGGGCCGCGAACGTCAGCTCGGAATCGGGACCATGCGGCCGGCTGAGCGCTCCCGCAATGTTGCGGTTGTTGGCGGAGGTCCAGCCGGCATGGCTGCAGCCCGCATCGCCCATGAACGCGGACACCGGGTGACGCTGTTTGAGGCGGCGGACCGGTTGGGCGGGCAAAATCTGATGACCGCGGCGATGCGCTCGCGCCGCCAGTTTGCCGAGGTGACCCGCTGGCAGGAGCACATGCTCCGCAAGTCCCCGGTGGATATCCGGACTGGTGTCACGGCAACAGCGGCGCAACTCGAGGGATTTGAGGCGATCGTGCTGGCAACCGGATCGCAGCCGATCCGCAAGGGGCGATCCGCTTTCAGGCCGGGGTTGGAGTGTATCCAGGGTGCTGACTGGGCGGGTGTGCATACCACCTGGGATGTGT
This DNA window, taken from Hoeflea algicola, encodes the following:
- a CDS encoding FAS1-like dehydratase domain-containing protein, translated to MDDSMTIASDEELQGWVGRQQIDQVPINLLQAAQMAALLDHPTAPAAGEETPPLWHWVNVFPPRRHSMVGEDGHPVRGGFLPPVALPRRMWAGGKLRFGKPIAVAEDVTRTSTILSVTPKTGASGSLVFVQIKHQFEGASGGHITEEQTVVYRDEPSPDQPAPVYATAPDDYDHREMFRPDPVLLFRYSAVMFNGHRIHYDRDYATKVEGYPDIVMPGPLTATLLAAAVERHAGCKMASFSYRAVKPLFCDRELGLCVKLDLAQDTFDCWAHDDEGHLAMTGRGELANRP
- a CDS encoding cupin domain-containing protein, whose amino-acid sequence is MTDEAKHFRWEEQRVDHLRGGITRRLVTSDKAMIGEVRFEKGATVPLHSHEHEQFTHVVEGALCVTLGDEGDQKTMIVRAGEVILIPSHMPHAVEALEATLEYDVFTPPRLDWLDPDSQFLRADANTNG
- a CDS encoding CaiB/BaiF CoA transferase family protein: MTKSVLSGIRVLDFGRYIAGPYCSALLADQGAEVIRIERVNGNDDRYVMPLGDSAEGALYLQMNRNKKSLALDITQGRGAEIVRQLVATADVIVVNLPPKARTKLGLDYDTLRSIKSDIILTTVSAFGTGGSYGDRVGFDVSGQALSGAVYLTGTKDQPYRSAISYVDYSTGMSAAFGTMAALLERKTTGRGQHVEASLLGSALTMTNSMLIEEASGSRSRVPTGNRSPISGPSDLFATRDGWMFVQVIGQDMFERWIDLVGAEMLRGDPRFKDDISRGENGEILSELTAKWCRKFTTRECLTKLHASRVPGYQVLTPAEALEAREVSEGEFFDWQEREGLDAPVPIMRSPVSLSEHGMTPLRPAPRLGADTRSILEALGHGEEEISILVEDGLANCDEHGGD
- a CDS encoding ABC transporter substrate-binding protein, whose amino-acid sequence is MTIKKVMVLAGLVSALTLSTSAYAQEVIKVGMSAPHSGAAAMWGQATDWLCDTAAKEIAADGGVTVDGKVYNFECYSYDNKYSAAEGAKVAQAMLNRDGIRFISQAIGTAPVRALQSLSERSGALMFTVAWGTSIKGPKFPLTFTQMNTPFELFKPFLTYVKNAHPDLKTVAMLSPNDASGQEAAPVSYEVWGDLGVDVVASDTYERGTTEFQPIAAKIAALNPDAVDLSTLPPGDAGLAYKELAILGWKGIQVSGTGTGTQGLVTLGGAAADGTYIGAAIPSDGKLGTEKQKALSEGLKEATGEHVNSVVLGAYDSLFALKAAMEKSQSLDPKVVAATLPEITFEGFHGTTAFGGAEVYGSPQQMLLPIIVSQIQDGKLVELERIIPDELKARLAK
- a CDS encoding branched-chain amino acid ABC transporter permease; this translates as MQNFIQISLVSLQIGAVYILFSLGLTLIFGVMKIINFAHGQVFTLSAIIVAVMLPMLTGWGWSPPVAFAASAVVALLSSVSLGFVMFQYGFRFYQRNLVGSFILSLGFVLLLEGIYLDVFGGQVRSIPPLITGTVDVFGAPMTTQRLVLCVAAIVFTLILYFALAKTRTGKALRAASIDHEAAMLQGIPYERIALQGFLIAALLAGVAGILIAPTSAVTTTIGTDYLLKGFIAVIIGGLGSVPGAIVGSLFVAFIEGFGGFYFDPSGASIAVFVLVMVVLVVRPKGLMGNV
- a CDS encoding branched-chain amino acid ABC transporter permease encodes the protein MSNRRKFLLPLAIVAVLLIAMFPTGPYAASLISWMAIGALMASSMRFVLLFGELNFAVAAFVGIGAYTAGMATTEYQIVFPLAILLAGLAAAFVSFFFGFITLKVKGPYFKLIGFAFAEVVRICYSQSDTLGGNSGIIGVFPPLALDPWMTFFVVSFAVVILLGLYAVERSDFGKLLLAIKENDDVVRTVGINVHWIKILCFVLASFVAGLAGSLQAFVNNVISPADFGFMLSVFALAYLKVGGEDSPLGPVAGSIVLVGLGSIALTFGAGEHIFYGAAIALAVLFFPKGMIGFAKDTVGKWRDRGATNTTAVAATQKGEA
- a CDS encoding ABC transporter ATP-binding protein; its protein translation is MNMSIQTPLLRAANLTCRFGGLVAVSDLSFELNRGEILGLIGPNGAGKSTTFNLISGFYKPTSGEVFIDGVNVTGKPAEKICVHGLARTFQHSSLMRGMTVRDNVLIGAIGSLRRGSHKARMVRTEETAEMLGLSDYLDEEAGTLPHGIQRLVSIAIAFATRPRLLCLDEPLTGLNQTEVINTLKVFERIRTEHGASILLVEHNMKAVMQICDRIVVLHHGKKLATGSPLDVRRDEKVIAAYLGTRNA
- a CDS encoding ABC transporter ATP-binding protein translates to MRNEDVSLGIDGLSASYGKVPVLRDVSVSIRKGEIVTLIGGNGAGKSTLMKAICGLVKPTGGKVTLFGEDVTGLAPHNLVTRGLSLVPEGRRLFGPMSVHENLDMGAYARRDSEIAADIEMVLDYFPALKGRLHEPAGALSGGQQQMVAVARALMSKPKILLLDEPTIGLAPAIVDTIAEIVTTIAKSGVDILLVEQNAEVALAIAKYAYILENGVITAEGPSAELAKSEEIQRAYLGI